One region of Eupeodes corollae chromosome 1, idEupCoro1.1, whole genome shotgun sequence genomic DNA includes:
- the LOC129942752 gene encoding uncharacterized protein LOC129942752, with product MYDNNLAYVWDGESISEEFATVTGLKQGCILSALLFIIFLNDITDEVRGEITVEGLTVPALMYADDIVLFSETVDGMQLMINRLAIYCNRWNLEVNLQKSKMMIFRGGGGRYSRNEQWKYNGQTIDIVREYKYLGVFVTSTLNMRQHLEGKLAEAKRAISSLWERCFRNRYVEHSAKQKLFRSTALLYGTPVWGYSAFESVEKFLRYFVKRILCLPKTTPNYMVYLETGTPPLIMDTLAIHFNYIVKVFEMDGNRIPKKVLRAAIQGKGSMFEEWTNLAETCGTTMNISSREQPSMLRRKFNEILEKFGSILFERYASEASSSLSRCYYNRLNYNLQQNSYLLNKNSLNKINIIFKARGELLSLNFVPHRPDLPLLCSLCNLKAREDTFHFIAICPVLIEIRLRYFNKRNLEEGEMLSILNGDQGWDGLYNYVITALRYRKAIIEEDF from the coding sequence ATGTACGACAACAACTTAGCTTACGTTTGGGATGGCGAGTCTATATCCGAGGAGTTTGCAACAGTAACTGGTCTTAAGCAAGGCTGTATTCTTAGCGCCCtcctatttataattttcttaaatgataTTACTGATGAAGTGAGAGGTGAAATCACTGTAGAAGGATTGACTGTTCCAGCCcttatgtatgcagatgacatcgtgCTATTCTCCGAAACAGTAGATGGCATGCAGCTGATGATAAACAGGCTTGCGATATATTGCAATCGTTGGAATCTGGAAGTTAATTTGCAAAAATCGAAGATGATGATTTTCAGAGGTGGGGGTGGCAGATATTCAAGAAATGAGCAGTGGAAATATAACGGACAGACAATAGACATTGTGCGCGAGTACAAATACCTAGGAGTTTTCGTAACCTCAACCCTGAATATGAGACAACATCTGGAGGGAAAATTGGCGGAGGCCAAGCGCGCAATCTCTTCGTTATGGGAAAGGTGCTTCAGAAACAGGTATGTTGAACACAGTGCTAAGCAAAAGTTGTTCCGCTCTACAGCCCTGCTCTACGGAACGCCAGTTTGGGGATATTCCGCCTTTGAATCTGTGGAAAAATTCCTAagatattttgtgaaaagaatACTTTGTCTACCAAAAACTACCCCAAACTACATGGTTTACCTAGAAACAGGTACACCACCTTTGATTATGGACACCCTCGCAATACACTTCAACTATATTGTAAAGGTATTTGAAATGGATGGTAATCGGATACCAAAAAAAGTTCTAAGAGCAGCTATCCAAGGAAAAGGATCAATGTTCGAAGAATGGACTAACCTCGCCGAAACATGTGGTACAACCATGAACATATCTTCAAGGGAACAACCGTCAATGCTAAGGAGAAAGTTCAATGAGATCCTCGAAAAGTTTGGAAGCATCTTGTTTGAGAGATATGCATCGGAAGCCAGTTCTTCTCTGTCTAGATGCTACTATAATCGTCTTAACTATAACCTTCAACAGAACTCGTACCTTCTAAATAAgaactcattaaataaaataaatatcattttcaaagcaagAGGAGAATTGCTCAGTCTCAACTTTGTACCCCACCGACCAGATCTGCCTTTACTGTGTAGTCTATGTAACTTGAAAGCGCGTGAagatacatttcattttattgcaatATGTCCTGTTCTGATTGAAATTCGGTTGAGATACTTCAACAAACGCAACTTGGAAGAAGGAGAAATGCTCAGCATTCTCAACGGCGACCAGGGATGGGATGGACTTTACAACTATGTTATCACAGCACTGCGTTATAGAAAAGCTATTattgaagaagatttttaa